One Psychrosphaera aestuarii DNA window includes the following coding sequences:
- a CDS encoding chloride channel protein → MLSNSLYALRKRLAIPQTSIQLSILGLLGGIAAALLIVVFRLAIEFIQQTFSTGGGFDDLLDYILPTLPIFAAILIAIFADFTGYKHYRLGIPFVLHRIKAHYGNMPFWNTANQFVGGILALSSGFSVGREGPSVHIGATGASYFGRWLRLPHNAVRTLTACGIAAGISASFNTPLAAVIFVMEVVLREYKIHIFIPVMLASSAGSIITQFVFGQHIEFAQLTVFTLPGSHYPWLILLGITLGISAYIFNTNLMRIIRTFRYVNMFPRLLLAGVLTAIVGYFVPEALGDGTSAINQAMISPTNLELLIILLVSKLFLTLVAIGLGVPGGIIGPVFGLGVLIGLIVANLVLLIDPSTHFMGTYAVLGMSGLMAASLHAPLAALVAVVELTNNPAAITPAIIVIASAYITSSQGLKNRSIFLQQLDFQGLMYQTPPATTVLEKIGVLAEMDTNLKLINYVTEQDVRFHLNDKQPEQWLIVAMKHDLGVDYSLAEFDTSYSRNNDKVKYTPLLTIDTRSTMAHVWELIKDQRDGATLITSTSGEKIVGIVTWEQLRTILMNRNALL, encoded by the coding sequence CTTGGCCATTGAGTTCATTCAACAAACCTTCTCTACCGGAGGCGGCTTTGACGACCTACTAGACTATATTTTACCTACCTTACCTATTTTTGCTGCCATATTAATTGCTATTTTTGCCGACTTTACAGGGTATAAACACTATCGCTTAGGCATTCCTTTTGTTTTACACCGTATTAAAGCACATTATGGGAACATGCCATTTTGGAACACTGCTAACCAATTTGTCGGTGGTATTCTAGCGTTATCAAGTGGCTTTTCAGTCGGTCGAGAAGGCCCGTCTGTTCATATTGGCGCTACTGGTGCGAGTTACTTTGGCCGATGGCTACGACTACCTCATAACGCCGTTCGTACACTCACCGCTTGTGGAATCGCAGCGGGTATTTCAGCATCGTTTAACACCCCCCTTGCCGCGGTCATCTTTGTTATGGAAGTGGTGCTTCGAGAATACAAAATTCATATCTTTATCCCTGTCATGCTAGCGTCATCGGCAGGATCTATTATTACCCAATTTGTGTTTGGCCAGCATATCGAGTTTGCGCAACTGACTGTGTTTACCTTACCTGGCAGTCACTACCCTTGGTTAATACTATTAGGCATAACGTTAGGAATCAGTGCTTATATCTTTAATACTAACTTAATGCGCATCATTCGTACTTTCCGGTACGTAAATATGTTTCCGCGGCTGTTATTGGCTGGTGTACTTACAGCTATTGTCGGTTATTTTGTGCCAGAAGCCTTAGGTGACGGAACTAGCGCAATTAACCAGGCAATGATTTCACCAACCAACTTAGAATTATTGATTATCTTATTAGTATCTAAATTGTTTTTAACATTAGTTGCGATTGGACTCGGTGTTCCCGGCGGTATTATCGGTCCTGTTTTTGGGTTAGGCGTGTTAATAGGTCTTATTGTTGCTAACTTAGTGTTGCTCATCGATCCAAGTACCCACTTTATGGGCACGTACGCAGTATTAGGCATGTCTGGGTTAATGGCGGCGAGTTTACATGCTCCGCTTGCAGCATTAGTGGCGGTCGTAGAGCTCACTAACAATCCGGCGGCGATTACACCTGCAATTATCGTTATTGCAAGTGCCTATATCACAAGCTCGCAAGGGTTAAAAAATCGTTCTATTTTCCTTCAGCAGTTGGACTTCCAAGGTTTGATGTATCAAACGCCACCTGCGACTACGGTGTTGGAAAAAATTGGTGTGCTTGCGGAAATGGACACTAATTTAAAATTAATTAATTACGTTACCGAGCAAGATGTCCGTTTTCACTTGAACGACAAACAGCCCGAGCAATGGTTAATTGTTGCAATGAAACACGACTTAGGCGTGGACTATTCTTTAGCTGAATTTGATACAAGTTACTCTCGAAATAACGACAAAGTTAAATATACGCCACTACTAACAATCGATACCCGCTCAACGATGGCCCATGTTTGGGAACTTATTAAAGATCAGCGCGATGGAGCGACTCTGATAACCAGCACCAGTGGTGAAAAAATTGTTGGTATAGTCACTTGGGAGCAACTTCGCACAATATTAATGAACAGGAACGCATTATTATGA
- a CDS encoding CopD family protein: protein MTLLWFKAFHVFFMIAWFAGIFYLPRLFVYHAENNGIENDITDKKSGSESGISPSNNLNINTAKQHTSDTLKVMERRLLYFVTPFAIFTLIFGLLLIHSYGLAWFKVSHWLHAKLLLVAILYVYHGYCFKLLRDFKYNKNTKSALFYRVFNEIPVLILLAIIILAVVKPF from the coding sequence ATGACCTTACTTTGGTTTAAGGCTTTTCACGTTTTTTTTATGATCGCTTGGTTCGCTGGTATTTTTTATTTACCAAGGTTGTTTGTATATCACGCCGAAAACAACGGTATAGAAAATGACATTACTGATAAGAAATCCGGTAGTGAAAGCGGCATTAGCCCTAGTAATAATTTGAACATCAACACGGCCAAGCAGCATACGTCTGACACATTAAAAGTAATGGAACGTAGGTTGCTTTATTTTGTTACGCCATTTGCAATTTTCACGTTGATATTTGGCTTGTTGCTCATCCATAGTTATGGCCTAGCTTGGTTTAAAGTGAGTCACTGGCTACATGCAAAACTGTTACTCGTTGCTATTTTATATGTGTATCACGGATATTGTTTTAAATTGTTGCGTGACTTTAAGTACAATAAAAATACAAAGTCCGCACTTTTCTATCGTGTGTTTAATGAGATACCAGTATTAATTTTACTTGCGATAATTATCTTGGCTGTGGTTAAGCCTTTCTAA
- a CDS encoding aspartate carbamoyltransferase: MNFTGQHILSVNQFNRDDLQNIFDIASRMEPYAKRELRTKVLDGAILGNLFFEPSTRTRVSFGCAFNLLGGEVRETTGMQSSALAKGESLYDTARVISSYSDVIAMRHPQAGSVAEFAEGSRVPVINGGDGANEHPTQALLDLFTIQKELAAFDQTIDGMHIAMVGDLKNGRTVHSLSKLLAMYKNMHISLVSPDALSMPTYVIDSLEDAGHKVTISDKMEHNIDADIVYQTRIQEERFESQDEANKYRGQFRLNNEIYTKYCKSNTVIMHPLPRDSRADANELDNDLNQNPNLAIFRQADNGVLIRMALFALTLGVADKVDKYQCDVPWVSSK; encoded by the coding sequence ATGAACTTTACTGGGCAACACATTCTTTCTGTAAATCAATTTAATCGTGATGATCTACAAAATATCTTTGATATTGCGAGTCGCATGGAGCCTTACGCAAAACGTGAATTAAGGACAAAGGTGCTGGACGGTGCAATTTTAGGAAACTTGTTTTTTGAGCCTTCAACACGTACTCGAGTGAGTTTTGGTTGTGCCTTTAACTTGTTAGGTGGTGAAGTTCGAGAAACCACAGGCATGCAAAGTTCAGCATTAGCTAAAGGTGAATCACTTTACGATACCGCACGGGTTATTAGTAGTTACAGTGATGTCATTGCGATGCGTCATCCACAAGCTGGCTCGGTTGCTGAGTTTGCTGAAGGAAGCCGAGTTCCTGTCATTAATGGTGGCGATGGTGCAAACGAGCATCCTACTCAGGCTCTGTTAGATTTGTTTACTATTCAAAAAGAGTTGGCCGCATTTGACCAAACTATCGATGGCATGCATATCGCAATGGTTGGTGATCTTAAAAACGGCAGAACCGTACACTCATTGTCAAAGCTATTGGCCATGTATAAAAACATGCATATTAGTTTAGTCTCACCAGATGCTTTATCAATGCCAACGTATGTTATTGATAGTCTTGAGGACGCCGGTCATAAAGTGACAATTAGCGATAAGATGGAACACAATATAGATGCAGATATTGTTTACCAAACGCGTATTCAAGAAGAAAGGTTTGAGAGCCAAGACGAAGCTAATAAATACCGTGGTCAGTTCCGCCTAAACAATGAAATATATACAAAATATTGTAAGTCAAACACAGTTATCATGCATCCATTACCACGAGATTCGCGTGCTGATGCCAATGAGCTTGATAACGATTTAAACCAAAATCCAAACTTGGCGATATTTCGCCAAGCTGATAACGGTGTTCTTATTCGAATGGCGTTATTTGCGTTAACACTGGGTGTTGCCGATAAAGTCGACAAATACCAGTGTGATGTACCTTGGGTAAGCTCTAAATAA
- the hemL gene encoding glutamate-1-semialdehyde 2,1-aminomutase, whose protein sequence is MTKSADLFAQAKQHIPGGVNSPVRAFNGVGGTPIFFEKADGAIAYDVDGKAYIDYVGSWGPMILGHNHPAIKDAVIAAVQNGLSFGAPTEIEVTMAEKITEFLPSIERVRMVNSGTEATMSAIRLARGYTGKNKLLKFEGCYHGHADSLLVKAGSGLLTMGVPSSPGIPADVAAHTITAEFNNLDSVRELCKQYSDDIACIIVEPVAGNMNCIPPVPGFLEGLREICDEYNAVLIFDEVMTGFRVHKGSAQGLYNVEPDLTTLGKVIGGGMPVGAFGGKKEVMAHLAPEGPVYQAGTLSGNPVAMAAGLAALAELEKDGFHEQLTAQTAYLLEGVEAEAKKHGIPVATAQAGGMFGIFFTDAPKVTTFAQVCECDGERFKKFFHLCLDRGVYLAPSAFEAGFVSIKHDRPMLDKTISVIGEAFAELAKD, encoded by the coding sequence ATGACTAAATCAGCAGATCTTTTTGCACAAGCTAAACAACATATCCCTGGCGGCGTTAATTCTCCGGTTCGTGCATTTAATGGCGTAGGTGGAACACCGATCTTTTTTGAAAAAGCAGACGGTGCAATTGCTTATGATGTCGACGGTAAAGCTTATATTGATTATGTCGGTTCTTGGGGCCCTATGATTCTTGGCCACAACCATCCCGCTATAAAAGACGCAGTAATCGCTGCAGTTCAAAACGGCCTAAGCTTTGGTGCGCCCACTGAAATAGAAGTAACCATGGCGGAAAAAATTACTGAATTCCTTCCGTCAATCGAACGTGTACGTATGGTTAATTCAGGTACTGAAGCCACGATGAGTGCAATTCGTTTGGCTCGTGGTTATACAGGTAAAAATAAGTTACTCAAGTTTGAAGGTTGTTATCACGGCCATGCTGACTCGTTGTTAGTAAAAGCAGGTTCGGGTCTTTTAACGATGGGAGTTCCTAGCTCACCAGGTATTCCTGCCGATGTTGCTGCTCACACAATTACAGCAGAGTTTAACAACTTAGACTCAGTTCGAGAGTTATGTAAACAATATAGCGATGATATTGCTTGTATTATTGTTGAACCTGTCGCGGGCAACATGAATTGTATTCCTCCGGTACCAGGCTTTCTTGAAGGCCTTAGAGAAATTTGTGATGAGTACAATGCCGTACTTATTTTTGATGAAGTGATGACAGGTTTTCGTGTGCACAAAGGCAGCGCTCAAGGTTTATATAATGTAGAGCCTGATCTTACAACATTAGGCAAGGTCATCGGTGGTGGCATGCCTGTTGGCGCATTTGGTGGTAAAAAAGAAGTCATGGCGCACCTAGCGCCAGAAGGTCCTGTGTATCAAGCGGGTACATTATCTGGTAACCCAGTGGCGATGGCTGCGGGTTTAGCTGCATTAGCGGAATTGGAAAAAGATGGTTTTCATGAACAATTAACTGCGCAAACCGCCTATTTACTTGAAGGTGTTGAGGCAGAAGCTAAAAAACATGGCATTCCAGTCGCCACTGCACAAGCTGGTGGCATGTTTGGCATCTTCTTTACAGATGCGCCAAAGGTCACAACGTTTGCACAAGTTTGTGAGTGTGATGGTGAGCGATTTAAGAAGTTCTTCCATTTATGTCTCGACCGTGGTGTTTATCTGGCACCATCTGCATTTGAAGCCGGTTTTGTTTCTATTAAACATGACCGCCCGATGTTAGACAAAACAATCTCCGTTATAGGCGAGGCATTCGCTGAGTTGGCCAAGGACTAA
- the mrcB gene encoding penicillin-binding protein 1B: MSQDVDPNQVLKSGSYRVLKVVIFICVCLAFYTLYMDAWVQKRMAGQKWDTPVQVFARPLSIYSHKFLPKQEVIDELKLLNYKSAPQPDSPGQFTIKQSFIEIYRRSYIGFDGLIAPQKIRIGFQQNRVAAVESFKDGQWLPQSITYLEPLLISRQATDSNEDREILDLSTIPEWMIDALLVVEDKNFYHHHGVAPLAIVRALFANISAGRKVQGGSTITQQLAKNLLLNDNRKSYFRKFKEAIIALILDYRYSKDAILEAYFNEIYLGQNGSRGVHGFALASKFYFNQRLADLTPEKFALLVAIVKGPSYYNPIRHKQRAQERRDLVLQLMVSDNVISKDDYQWYVNQPLALTVNKSKYRTRFPSYLQQVERELKTLDVVAPLNSGLMVFTGLDPLLQTRYERLFAQSIKQLESGYKQKDLNGAIVSISLENGTISALVGDKNNTAGGFNRALDSQRNIGSLVKPAVYLTALDEPDYHLGTLLPDEKISMQSNQGKRWEPTNYDKKLRGEVLLFDALSQSLNLPTVHLGMDVGLTSVISTLRKMGVDQQINKYPSLLLGALPMSPLQVAEVFQPIANFGQKFPVQAITHVTDNNGIKLLTSNLDSQIIFDYATSYELAYALTQVTKVGTAKRLANEHKGIQFGGKTGTTDDLRDSWFVGFDQNKVTSVWVGKDDNSPINLTGSQGALFVFSQLQQARIPESVNKPKPNNVELRYVEKSTGSILSGECGEHIQLPIRVDKITKIKDCPSLFDWL, translated from the coding sequence ATGAGTCAAGATGTAGATCCGAATCAAGTATTAAAATCAGGCAGTTACCGAGTTCTAAAGGTAGTGATCTTCATTTGTGTCTGTTTGGCATTTTATACCTTGTATATGGATGCGTGGGTGCAAAAGCGCATGGCAGGCCAAAAGTGGGATACACCTGTTCAGGTATTTGCCAGACCTTTATCAATTTACAGTCACAAATTCTTGCCTAAACAAGAAGTTATCGACGAACTCAAATTATTAAACTATAAGTCAGCTCCTCAACCCGACTCTCCAGGCCAATTTACGATTAAACAGTCTTTTATCGAGATTTATCGTCGAAGTTATATTGGTTTTGATGGTTTGATTGCACCGCAAAAAATACGGATTGGTTTTCAACAAAATAGAGTAGCCGCGGTTGAGAGTTTTAAGGATGGGCAATGGCTACCGCAGTCGATCACTTATTTAGAGCCATTGTTAATCTCGAGACAAGCCACTGATAGTAATGAAGACCGAGAGATTTTAGATCTTTCAACCATTCCCGAATGGATGATTGATGCGTTGTTGGTAGTAGAGGATAAAAACTTCTATCATCACCATGGCGTTGCACCATTAGCGATTGTTAGAGCCTTATTTGCCAATATCTCTGCCGGCAGAAAGGTTCAAGGCGGCAGCACCATTACACAACAATTAGCAAAAAACCTCCTACTTAACGACAATCGTAAGTCTTACTTTAGAAAGTTTAAAGAAGCTATTATTGCCTTGATTCTTGATTATCGATATAGCAAAGACGCAATATTAGAGGCTTACTTTAATGAGATTTATCTTGGTCAAAATGGCAGTCGAGGTGTACACGGTTTTGCCTTAGCTAGTAAATTTTACTTTAATCAAAGGCTAGCCGATTTAACACCTGAAAAATTTGCGTTACTAGTCGCCATTGTAAAAGGCCCCTCTTATTACAACCCAATTCGTCACAAGCAACGCGCGCAAGAACGACGCGACTTAGTACTTCAGTTGATGGTATCCGATAATGTTATTTCAAAGGATGATTATCAATGGTATGTAAACCAACCACTTGCCTTAACGGTGAACAAAAGCAAATATCGCACGCGCTTCCCATCCTACTTACAACAAGTTGAACGAGAGCTAAAAACATTAGATGTTGTCGCACCTTTGAATAGCGGATTGATGGTATTTACTGGTTTAGACCCTCTTTTACAAACAAGATACGAAAGACTATTTGCACAAAGCATTAAGCAGTTGGAGTCTGGATATAAACAAAAAGATCTAAACGGTGCGATTGTTTCTATTAGTTTAGAAAATGGCACTATTAGCGCTTTGGTCGGAGATAAGAATAATACAGCTGGTGGATTTAATAGGGCGCTTGATTCCCAACGAAACATAGGTTCGTTAGTAAAACCCGCCGTTTACCTTACTGCTCTTGATGAACCAGACTATCATTTAGGGACCCTGTTGCCGGACGAAAAAATATCGATGCAGAGTAATCAAGGCAAACGTTGGGAGCCAACCAATTATGATAAAAAATTAAGGGGCGAGGTGCTATTGTTTGATGCGTTAAGTCAGTCACTAAACTTGCCAACAGTTCACTTAGGCATGGATGTTGGGTTAACGTCTGTGATTAGCACACTGCGCAAAATGGGTGTTGATCAACAAATCAATAAATACCCATCGTTGTTATTAGGCGCACTGCCAATGTCGCCATTGCAGGTCGCTGAAGTGTTCCAGCCAATTGCAAACTTCGGACAAAAATTTCCCGTTCAGGCAATTACGCATGTGACTGATAATAATGGCATTAAGTTATTAACGAGTAACTTAGATAGCCAAATTATATTTGATTACGCCACCAGTTATGAACTGGCGTATGCACTAACACAGGTTACAAAAGTGGGTACGGCAAAGCGTTTAGCGAATGAGCATAAAGGCATTCAATTTGGTGGAAAGACGGGAACCACTGATGATTTAAGAGACAGTTGGTTTGTCGGATTTGATCAAAATAAAGTGACCAGTGTTTGGGTAGGTAAAGACGATAATTCGCCAATTAATCTAACAGGTAGCCAAGGCGCCCTATTTGTATTTAGCCAATTACAGCAAGCTCGCATTCCAGAATCGGTTAATAAGCCAAAGCCTAATAATGTTGAGTTACGTTACGTAGAAAAATCAACAGGCTCGATATTGTCGGGTGAATGCGGAGAGCATATTCAACTGCCTATTAGAGTAGACAAAATCACCAAAATAAAGGACTGCCCATCATTGTTTGATTGGTTATAA
- the hrpB gene encoding ATP-dependent helicase HrpB translates to MSLHALPVDNIFSELDMLLQHHSRVVLQAEPGAGKSTRLPLLLLQQGQNTQGVYSHKNQILILEPRRVAARQIAHFLATQLNETVGQRIGLAMRGENVTSEKTVLTVITDGVLVKMLQQDPELTDIGLIIFDEFHERSLSSDLALALSIDSQQLNEALALLIMSATIDTQQLAKQLEASVISAQGRQFPIEYRYVPSELIPTIDNVVSAIKQALMDEQSSILVFLPGIADINRVNAKLNGTIPKDTDIFPLYGGLSMSDQVKAIAPAIAGRRKIVLATNIAQTSLTIEGIDVVVDSGQEKVNIYQPRVNADTLVNQSISKASATQRAGRAGRLRAGVCYRLGSEEHWRRKVQFDTAEIERSDLSQLLLEVTIWGAEFDELFWATKPDYSSIGAAEKKLLGLQYLEKRNNRLQSTGLCEQYQQFGTDLRLTRLLSYAVSLDNVFAINACYLAAWLEVGLNEAQISVPSNISELPLQPQNLPQKMPKKIQHQFRKFISTLSLQTESDWQKNNLIDSDLFGILLAHAFPDRIAKKTSKRWKMSNGGAVEFHHSNIPSNSEFIVVIDFSASQYGHYVRHYAELSKSQIEQYLASLVERKQRVYWSEQKRAPAAVDEVKIGELVIEQTPIKVNLDAEQWQQVWLDYFDQHGLASFGNEQAKINEWLVKMTLMQQCLPDTWPAINELTLKHTKSAWLTPYLNNVRSLAHLQKLDVIAMLNSTLDWSQQQVLKEYCPSHYETPAGTKAKIDYTVTPPKISVRLQEMFGEPTSPAICNGKVPLLIELLSPARRAIQLTQDLAHFWSNAYVEVKKEMKGRYPKHRWPDSPQTETPGHSLKKKMSAK, encoded by the coding sequence ATGAGTCTTCATGCTTTACCGGTAGATAATATATTTTCTGAATTAGATATGCTTTTACAGCACCATTCTAGAGTGGTGTTGCAAGCAGAGCCTGGTGCCGGAAAGTCAACACGGTTGCCATTATTGTTACTGCAACAAGGTCAAAATACGCAAGGCGTCTATTCCCATAAAAATCAAATTCTTATACTGGAACCGCGTCGAGTCGCAGCACGGCAAATTGCCCACTTTTTAGCAACGCAACTTAATGAAACAGTGGGACAACGCATTGGTCTGGCAATGCGAGGTGAAAATGTCACAAGTGAAAAAACAGTATTAACTGTGATTACCGATGGCGTGTTGGTAAAAATGCTACAACAGGACCCTGAGCTGACCGATATTGGTCTGATTATTTTTGATGAATTTCACGAACGTTCTTTGTCTTCTGATTTAGCACTTGCCTTGAGTATCGATAGCCAACAGCTGAATGAGGCCTTAGCATTACTCATCATGTCCGCAACAATAGATACTCAACAACTAGCAAAACAACTAGAAGCCAGCGTCATTAGTGCACAGGGGCGTCAGTTTCCCATCGAATATAGATATGTGCCTAGTGAGTTAATACCAACAATTGATAATGTTGTTTCCGCTATAAAACAGGCCTTAATGGATGAGCAGAGCTCGATACTTGTATTTTTACCAGGTATTGCAGATATTAACCGGGTAAACGCTAAGCTCAACGGAACTATACCAAAGGATACCGATATTTTTCCGCTATATGGCGGCTTGTCGATGAGCGATCAGGTTAAAGCAATAGCGCCCGCAATTGCTGGGCGGCGAAAGATAGTATTAGCAACAAATATTGCCCAAACAAGTTTAACCATAGAAGGTATTGATGTAGTAGTAGATAGTGGTCAAGAGAAAGTAAACATTTACCAACCAAGAGTAAATGCAGATACTCTTGTTAACCAATCCATATCAAAGGCGTCAGCAACACAGCGAGCAGGCCGCGCCGGTAGATTAAGGGCTGGAGTGTGTTATCGATTAGGTAGTGAAGAGCATTGGCGAAGAAAAGTCCAGTTTGATACTGCGGAAATAGAGAGAAGTGATTTATCTCAATTGTTATTAGAGGTCACTATTTGGGGCGCTGAATTTGACGAGTTATTTTGGGCAACTAAACCCGATTATAGTTCGATAGGCGCCGCTGAAAAAAAGTTATTAGGCCTACAATACTTAGAAAAGCGCAATAACAGGTTACAGAGTACCGGTTTGTGTGAGCAATATCAGCAATTCGGCACTGATCTTAGATTAACTCGGTTACTTAGTTATGCAGTAAGTCTTGATAACGTGTTTGCAATTAATGCATGTTATTTAGCAGCATGGTTAGAAGTAGGTTTAAATGAAGCTCAAATAAGCGTCCCTTCCAACATTAGCGAGTTGCCGTTGCAGCCTCAAAATCTACCACAAAAAATGCCAAAAAAAATCCAGCATCAGTTTCGAAAGTTCATAAGTACATTGTCGTTACAGACTGAAAGTGATTGGCAGAAAAATAATCTCATCGACAGCGACCTTTTTGGGATTTTGTTGGCGCATGCTTTTCCAGATCGCATTGCAAAAAAGACAAGTAAACGATGGAAAATGAGCAATGGTGGAGCCGTCGAGTTTCATCATTCAAATATACCAAGTAATAGTGAATTTATTGTTGTGATTGATTTTAGCGCTAGCCAATATGGCCATTATGTTCGCCACTATGCAGAGTTATCGAAATCGCAAATAGAGCAGTATTTAGCAAGTCTAGTTGAACGCAAACAGCGAGTATATTGGTCTGAACAAAAGCGAGCGCCAGCAGCCGTTGATGAAGTAAAAATAGGTGAGCTGGTTATTGAGCAAACGCCAATAAAAGTAAATCTTGACGCAGAACAGTGGCAACAAGTGTGGTTAGATTATTTTGATCAACATGGCTTGGCTAGTTTTGGCAATGAACAGGCAAAAATCAACGAGTGGTTAGTCAAGATGACGTTGATGCAACAATGTCTGCCTGACACTTGGCCTGCGATTAACGAATTGACACTAAAGCATACAAAATCAGCATGGTTAACGCCTTATTTGAACAACGTTCGAAGTTTAGCTCATTTACAAAAATTAGATGTAATAGCTATGCTCAATAGCACGCTTGATTGGAGTCAACAACAAGTACTAAAGGAGTACTGCCCAAGCCATTACGAAACGCCGGCAGGGACTAAAGCCAAAATAGACTACACGGTTACGCCACCGAAAATATCGGTTCGACTTCAAGAGATGTTCGGTGAGCCGACGTCGCCAGCCATTTGCAACGGTAAAGTACCATTGTTAATAGAATTGCTTTCGCCAGCTCGTCGCGCGATTCAGCTAACGCAAGACTTAGCGCATTTTTGGAGCAACGCCTATGTCGAGGTGAAAAAAGAAATGAAAGGTCGCTATCCAAAACACCGCTGGCCGGATTCGCCTCAAACCGAAACGCCGGGTCATTCATTGAAGAAAAAAATGTCTGCTAAGTAG
- a CDS encoding MJ1255/VC2487 family glycosyltransferase — protein MKILYGVQGTGNGHITRARVMAKALAKKGITVDYVFSGRPEEQYFDMEVFGNYRTYKGLSFVSEHGSISYLKTVKQASLFQLYKDIVALNVDDYDLVLNDFEPISAWAATRAGKKVINISHQAVFTKDQVPSLGLSWLNRQILKNFAPSDIALGVHWFHYGQSIMPPFIEREPVNKSESDNVLVYMPFEELCEVVELLETQLDQEFVLYHPSISAAQTINNITYRVACRQGFLSDLERSKGVIANAGFELSSEALCSGKKLLLKPLQGQFEQESNAETLRSLGLATVIKGLDESELERWLELPANEAINYPSDPMPVVDWLISGDHTKPEILCQQLWKSISLPQFSRSVWSK, from the coding sequence ATGAAGATTTTATATGGCGTACAAGGTACAGGAAATGGACATATTACTCGTGCAAGGGTGATGGCAAAAGCGCTGGCCAAAAAAGGAATAACGGTAGATTACGTTTTTTCTGGAAGACCAGAGGAGCAATATTTTGATATGGAAGTGTTTGGTAATTATCGCACTTATAAGGGACTAAGTTTTGTCTCAGAACATGGCTCTATTAGTTATTTGAAAACGGTTAAGCAGGCTTCTCTTTTTCAATTATACAAAGATATTGTTGCTTTAAACGTGGATGATTACGACTTAGTACTCAATGATTTTGAGCCGATCTCTGCATGGGCGGCAACTCGTGCAGGTAAAAAAGTAATTAATATTAGTCACCAAGCGGTGTTTACTAAAGATCAGGTGCCATCATTAGGATTAAGCTGGTTAAATCGACAAATATTAAAAAACTTTGCGCCGAGCGATATCGCACTTGGTGTACATTGGTTTCACTATGGGCAATCTATTATGCCACCCTTTATTGAGCGTGAGCCCGTAAATAAGTCTGAGTCCGACAATGTTTTGGTATACATGCCATTTGAAGAGCTTTGTGAGGTCGTTGAATTGTTGGAAACCCAACTAGATCAGGAGTTTGTGTTGTATCACCCAAGCATAAGTGCAGCTCAAACGATAAACAACATCACTTATAGAGTGGCCTGTCGCCAAGGGTTTTTATCCGATTTAGAAAGATCGAAAGGTGTCATCGCCAATGCGGGGTTTGAGCTGAGCAGTGAAGCCTTGTGTTCGGGAAAAAAACTACTATTAAAGCCATTACAAGGCCAGTTTGAGCAGGAGTCTAATGCAGAAACTCTTAGAAGTTTGGGATTAGCAACAGTGATTAAGGGCTTAGACGAGTCGGAGTTAGAGCGCTGGCTAGAATTACCGGCTAATGAAGCAATTAACTACCCAAGCGATCCTATGCCTGTGGTGGATTGGCTTATCAGTGGCGACCATACAAAACCTGAAATTCTTTGCCAACAATTGTGGAAATCAATATCTTTACCTCAGTTTTCCAGGAGCGTTTGGTCTAAATAA
- a CDS encoding phosphatase PAP2 family protein — protein sequence MSGLIKDNKLQQLDTQLFYQLNRNSKSSIIKLSKWLSKSGDGYLYLVISIATVLLQEYDTRFFKTALLAFAIELPVYLILKNIVKRHRPFDKLASYQSHIAPSDKFSMPSGHSGAAFLFATIVSFYYPELIMLAYTWATGIALSRVLLGVHFPSDTVIGALLGIACAEVAINAFLLL from the coding sequence ATGTCCGGATTAATAAAAGACAATAAGCTACAACAGTTAGATACTCAGCTTTTTTATCAATTAAATCGAAACTCCAAATCATCAATTATAAAATTAAGTAAATGGCTTTCTAAGTCAGGCGATGGCTATTTATACCTTGTTATTTCTATAGCAACGGTGCTGCTCCAAGAATATGACACTCGCTTTTTTAAAACCGCTTTGTTGGCGTTTGCTATCGAATTGCCGGTTTATTTAATACTTAAAAATATAGTTAAACGTCATCGTCCTTTTGACAAACTAGCATCTTATCAATCGCATATTGCGCCATCAGACAAATTTAGTATGCCGTCCGGTCACAGTGGAGCCGCATTTCTTTTTGCAACTATTGTGTCGTTTTACTATCCCGAATTAATCATGCTTGCCTATACGTGGGCCACCGGTATTGCGTTATCACGGGTGTTATTAGGCGTGCATTTCCCAAGTGATACCGTTATTGGCGCTTTGTTAGGCATTGCTTGCGCCGAGGTAGCGATAAATGCATTTCTGCTTTTGTAG